In Phyllobacterium zundukense, one DNA window encodes the following:
- a CDS encoding cold-shock protein, translating into MATGTVKWFNSTKGFGFIQPDEGGADVFVHISAVERAGLRTLLENQKVNFELVRDNRSGKVSADQLSAAG; encoded by the coding sequence ATGGCAACTGGCACGGTAAAGTGGTTTAATTCAACCAAGGGATTTGGTTTTATTCAGCCGGACGAGGGGGGCGCTGATGTGTTCGTCCACATTTCAGCGGTAGAGCGTGCTGGTCTGCGTACGCTTCTCGAGAACCAAAAAGTAAACTTTGAACTGGTGCGCGACAACAGGTCGGGGAAAGTTTCAGCCGACCAGCTAAGCGCAGCAGGCTGA
- a CDS encoding AAC(3)-I family aminoglycoside N-acetyltransferase produces MSSQPFPLKRLTPDDVSLLRQLNALFGDAFSDHETYRNHPPSDAYMKDFLGKDHIVATVALAGKSVVGGLVAYELDKFEKARREFYIYDLAVDENYRRQGIATALINHLREIAKRRGAWVIYVQADYGDDPAIALYEKLGVREEVLHFDIGLDG; encoded by the coding sequence ATGTCCTCTCAGCCCTTTCCACTCAAGCGCCTTACGCCAGATGACGTCTCGCTTCTTCGTCAGTTGAACGCCCTGTTTGGCGATGCATTTTCCGATCACGAGACGTACCGAAACCACCCGCCAAGTGACGCCTATATGAAGGATTTTCTCGGTAAGGATCACATCGTGGCCACGGTTGCGCTGGCAGGCAAAAGTGTGGTGGGTGGGCTTGTCGCCTATGAACTCGACAAGTTTGAGAAGGCGCGACGTGAGTTCTATATTTATGACCTTGCGGTTGATGAAAACTATCGCCGGCAAGGAATAGCAACGGCTCTCATCAACCACTTAAGAGAAATCGCCAAGCGCCGCGGGGCTTGGGTCATATATGTCCAGGCCGATTACGGTGACGACCCGGCGATTGCCTTGTACGAAAAGCTCGGAGTTCGCGAGGAGGTCCTTCATTTCGACATAGGGCTCGACGGGTAA
- a CDS encoding Lrp/AsnC family transcriptional regulator, translating into MPMRLDELDKRILRALQHNGRLQNVELAKEVGLSPSPCLRRVRLLEEAGIIDRYVAVLNPVKVGLPLSMFARIWLTAQDAETIDHFMEAMKKLPQVMECYIMLGESDALLRVVVSDLDDYRHFQSTHLTKINGIQNVKTDIPSQIVKQTYALPLR; encoded by the coding sequence ATGCCAATGCGGCTCGACGAGTTGGACAAGCGTATCTTACGTGCCCTGCAGCACAACGGCCGGCTGCAAAATGTCGAGTTAGCGAAGGAAGTCGGCTTGTCTCCATCGCCATGTTTGCGGCGGGTTAGGCTCCTCGAAGAAGCCGGGATCATCGACCGCTATGTGGCGGTGCTCAATCCAGTGAAGGTCGGTCTGCCGCTCTCGATGTTCGCTCGCATTTGGTTGACTGCACAGGACGCGGAGACCATCGACCATTTCATGGAGGCCATGAAAAAGCTCCCGCAGGTGATGGAGTGTTACATTATGCTGGGCGAAAGCGACGCCCTGTTGCGCGTCGTCGTTTCCGATCTCGACGATTACCGGCACTTTCAGTCGACACATCTTACGAAGATCAACGGTATTCAGAACGTCAAGACGGACATACCAAGCCAAATCGTCAAACAGACTTATGCGCTGCCATTGCGGTGA